Proteins encoded in a region of the Streptomyces sp. PCS3-D2 genome:
- a CDS encoding acyl-CoA dehydrogenase family protein, with protein MHLAPTEGKLRLRAELRAYFKELLPDGVPEDPARQRGLLRRIGADGLLGLGWPVAYGGQGRGADEQFVFFDEAYRAGAPVSMVTLNTVGPTLMKYGTEEQKDYFLPRILSGEIVFAIGYSEPEAGTDLAALRTRAVRDGADWLIDGQKIFTSNAQNAEWIWLACRTDPRAPKHKGISIILVPTGDPGFSWTPIETVGGLTTTATYYDSVRVPAGNLVGPEHGGWELITNQLNHERVALAAIGMQAEDFYELALRHVRTPDPATGERPADLAWVRSRLAEAHARLAAVRLLNWRLVQDVRSGSLAPGDASGVKFLGTESAVEVYRMCQEVVGEEALVRGPEAFAGGELERMNRAAQINTFGGGVSEVQREIVAMMRLGMKGRKR; from the coding sequence GTGCACCTCGCCCCGACCGAAGGCAAGTTGCGGCTCCGTGCCGAACTGCGCGCGTACTTCAAGGAACTGCTGCCCGACGGAGTCCCCGAAGATCCGGCCCGTCAGCGCGGACTGCTGCGCCGTATCGGCGCCGACGGACTGCTCGGCCTCGGCTGGCCCGTCGCCTACGGCGGACAGGGCCGCGGGGCGGACGAGCAGTTCGTCTTTTTCGACGAGGCCTACCGTGCCGGCGCTCCCGTCTCCATGGTCACGCTGAACACCGTCGGCCCGACCCTCATGAAGTACGGGACCGAAGAACAGAAGGACTACTTCCTCCCCCGGATCCTCTCGGGCGAGATCGTCTTCGCCATCGGCTACTCCGAGCCCGAGGCCGGCACCGACCTCGCCGCACTGCGCACCCGGGCGGTCCGTGACGGAGCCGACTGGCTGATCGACGGGCAGAAGATCTTCACCTCCAACGCCCAGAACGCCGAATGGATCTGGCTGGCCTGCCGCACCGACCCCCGAGCCCCGAAGCACAAGGGCATCTCGATCATTCTCGTCCCCACCGGCGACCCCGGCTTCTCGTGGACGCCGATCGAAACCGTCGGCGGGCTCACGACCACGGCGACGTACTACGACTCCGTCCGCGTGCCGGCCGGAAACCTCGTCGGCCCCGAACACGGCGGCTGGGAACTGATCACCAACCAGCTGAACCACGAGCGCGTGGCCCTCGCCGCCATCGGCATGCAGGCCGAGGACTTCTACGAGCTCGCCCTCCGGCACGTCCGCACCCCCGACCCGGCCACCGGGGAGCGGCCCGCCGACCTTGCCTGGGTGCGGTCCCGCCTCGCCGAGGCCCACGCCCGGCTGGCGGCCGTACGCCTCCTCAACTGGCGTCTCGTCCAGGACGTGCGCAGCGGAAGCCTCGCCCCCGGTGACGCCAGCGGCGTGAAGTTCCTCGGTACCGAGTCCGCCGTCGAGGTGTACCGGATGTGCCAGGAGGTGGTGGGTGAGGAGGCGCTCGTCCGGGGGCCCGAAGCCTTCGCGGGCGGCGAGCTTGAGCGGATGAACCGGGCCGCGCAGATCAACACCTTCGGCGGCGGGGTGAGCGAGGTCCAGCGGGAGATCGTCGCCATGATGCGGCTCGGGATGAAGGGGAGGAAGCGATGA
- a CDS encoding bifunctional MaoC family dehydratase N-terminal/OB-fold nucleic acid binding domain-containing protein, which translates to MTADATGTAGEAARFHALLAAFEGAPAATAGRGKDPVNEPMIRHWCEAMGDTHPAYTGPGAIAPPTMLQAWTMGGLSGHSDRSSAYDELFALLDDAGFTSVVATDCEQEYFRPLRPGDTVTFDAVIESVSPRKTTKLGSGHFVTTRMDIRAGGEPVGTHRFRILKYAPAGRPAKEDAPRVKTTARRPRPVVNRDNRGFWEGVRDHRLLIQRCTSCDTLRFPWLPGCNTCASPEWDTVEASGAGTVFSHVVMHHPPFPAFDPPYAVALVELAEGVRMISNITGVPYDKVRIGLPVQLEFLRVDDDLELPVFRGSEA; encoded by the coding sequence ATGACGGCGGACGCGACCGGTACGGCCGGGGAGGCCGCCCGGTTCCACGCGCTGCTCGCGGCCTTCGAGGGCGCACCGGCCGCCACCGCCGGCCGCGGCAAGGACCCGGTCAACGAGCCGATGATCCGCCACTGGTGCGAGGCGATGGGCGACACCCACCCCGCCTACACCGGGCCGGGCGCCATCGCTCCCCCCACCATGCTCCAGGCCTGGACGATGGGCGGGCTCTCCGGCCACTCCGACCGCTCCTCCGCCTACGACGAGCTCTTCGCGCTCCTCGACGACGCCGGCTTCACCTCCGTCGTCGCCACCGACTGCGAACAGGAGTACTTCCGCCCGCTGCGCCCCGGCGACACGGTCACCTTCGACGCGGTCATCGAGTCCGTGTCGCCGCGCAAGACGACCAAGCTGGGCAGCGGCCACTTCGTGACGACCCGCATGGACATCCGCGCGGGCGGGGAGCCGGTCGGTACCCACCGCTTCCGTATCCTCAAGTACGCGCCCGCAGGACGGCCGGCGAAGGAGGACGCGCCCCGCGTGAAGACCACCGCGCGGCGCCCCCGCCCCGTGGTCAACCGTGACAACCGGGGTTTCTGGGAAGGCGTCCGGGACCACCGGCTGCTGATCCAGCGCTGTACCTCGTGCGACACCCTCCGCTTCCCCTGGCTCCCCGGCTGCAACACCTGCGCGAGCCCCGAGTGGGACACGGTCGAGGCCTCCGGGGCCGGCACCGTGTTCAGCCACGTCGTCATGCACCATCCGCCGTTCCCGGCCTTCGACCCGCCCTATGCGGTCGCGCTCGTCGAGCTCGCCGAAGGGGTACGCATGATCAGCAACATCACCGGTGTCCCGTACGACAAGGTACGCATCGGCCTTCCCGTCCAACTGGAGTTCCTGCGCGTCGACGACGACCTGGAACTTCCCGTCTTCCGCGGGAGCGAGGCCTGA
- a CDS encoding acyl-CoA dehydrogenase family protein: MDFHPTEEQAAAAGLAARIFADLSTHERLAATGTGSDAELWKALTTAGLTAAVQEIGLLGLVLLLEEQGRTTAQVPYAATCVYGILPVAAHGSPEQRARLLPALGSGDAVATGAFPARGRITARGGRLTGTAPTVPWLRDATHVLVPDTERALWLVRTDAPGVRTSPVETTAPWSAGRLVLSGADAERIGIEGAYEHSLAAARTAFAGLQAGVCAGSLARAVEHTSSREQFGRPLSTNQAVMLRAADAYMDTEAIRVTAYEAAWRIDQGLAAHEHALTTAWWASEAGKRVVHAGQHLHGGMGADLDHPVHRHFLWGRQLDAYLGCGGELLAELGASIAEGERA; the protein is encoded by the coding sequence ATGGACTTCCACCCCACCGAGGAACAGGCCGCCGCTGCCGGTCTGGCCGCGCGGATCTTCGCTGACCTCTCCACCCATGAACGCCTCGCCGCGACCGGCACCGGCAGCGATGCCGAACTGTGGAAGGCCCTCACCACAGCCGGCCTGACGGCCGCGGTCCAGGAGATCGGCCTGCTCGGGCTGGTCCTTCTGCTGGAGGAGCAGGGCCGCACGACGGCCCAGGTCCCCTACGCCGCCACCTGCGTCTACGGAATCCTCCCGGTGGCCGCCCACGGCAGCCCCGAACAGCGTGCCCGCCTCCTGCCCGCGCTCGGCAGCGGGGACGCGGTGGCCACCGGAGCCTTCCCCGCCCGCGGCCGGATCACCGCCCGGGGCGGCCGGCTCACCGGGACCGCCCCCACCGTCCCCTGGCTGCGCGACGCCACTCACGTGCTGGTTCCGGATACCGAGCGGGCACTGTGGCTCGTACGGACCGATGCGCCCGGTGTGCGGACGTCACCCGTCGAGACGACCGCGCCCTGGTCGGCGGGCCGACTGGTCCTGAGCGGGGCCGACGCCGAACGCATCGGCATCGAGGGCGCCTACGAGCACAGCCTCGCCGCCGCGCGCACCGCCTTCGCCGGGCTCCAGGCGGGCGTCTGCGCGGGCTCGCTGGCCCGCGCAGTGGAGCACACCTCCTCCCGTGAGCAGTTCGGCCGTCCGCTCTCGACCAACCAGGCGGTCATGCTGCGTGCGGCCGACGCGTATATGGACACCGAGGCGATCCGGGTGACCGCGTACGAGGCGGCCTGGCGTATCGACCAGGGGCTCGCCGCGCACGAGCACGCGCTGACGACGGCCTGGTGGGCTTCCGAGGCGGGCAAGCGCGTCGTACATGCGGGGCAGCACCTGCACGGCGGCATGGGCGCCGATCTGGACCATCCCGTCCATCGGCACTTCCTGTGGGGGCGCCAGCTGGACGCCTACCTGGGCTGCGGCGGCGAGCTGCTGGCCGAGCTGGGAGCTTCGATAGCCGAGGGAGAGCGGGCATGA
- a CDS encoding MaoC family dehydratase has product MNVGDTLPPLEIAVTRTLIVAGAIASRDYQDVHHDAALAREKGSPDIFMNILTTNGLVGRYITDCLGPRAVLRKVAIRLGAPNYPGDTMTLTGTVTAVLGNTVEIRVVGANGLGHHVSGTVTAEVAA; this is encoded by the coding sequence ATGAACGTCGGTGACACGCTGCCGCCCCTGGAGATCGCGGTCACCCGCACCCTGATCGTCGCGGGCGCGATCGCCTCCCGCGATTACCAGGATGTGCACCACGACGCGGCGCTCGCGCGGGAGAAGGGCTCCCCGGACATCTTCATGAACATCCTGACGACCAATGGTCTGGTCGGCCGCTACATCACCGATTGCCTCGGGCCTCGGGCCGTCCTGCGCAAGGTGGCCATCCGCCTCGGCGCCCCCAACTATCCGGGGGACACCATGACTCTCACCGGCACCGTCACGGCCGTGCTCGGCAACACGGTCGAGATCCGGGTCGTAGGAGCCAACGGCCTCGGCCACCATGTGTCGGGCACGGTCACCGCGGAGGTGGCGGCATGA